A region of Arabidopsis thaliana chromosome 5, partial sequence DNA encodes the following proteins:
- the EMB3142 gene encoding nuclear pore complex protein (DUF3414): protein MVSPKDLVAIVHSSLLGTSRPTPTQRIELTHAIRNSFPSLQNLLSFPPPKPSDRAQVQSKEIRLPDSLPISLDDQDIAISLKLSDELHLNEIDSVRLLVSSNQEWGLMGRDPLEIQRLATGLWYTGRRDLTSTLYTLLRAVVLDEGLEPDLIADIQGLLEELIEAGLRQRLITLIKELNREDPTGLGGPLCERYLIDSRGALVERRAVVQRERLILGHCLVLSILVDRPGSKDVKDIYYILKDNAAQLTEGNDTISSQITFSLLFSLIITFVSDAISRLSDKSSMISQDASFRTDFQDIVMASGSDPTADGFIGGIRLAWAVHLMLIHDGISGMDTISTASTTDMGHICSCLESIFSKNVFQFLLDNVLRTAAYQNDEEDIIYIYNAYLHKLASCFLSHPIARDKVKESKDMAMSVLNSYRTSDPLDGSMQTEESDRPLPFISLMEFVSKIYQKEPELLSGNDVLWTFVNFAGEDHTNFKTLVAFLEMLCTLASTQEGASKVYELLRGTSFRSIGWPTLFDCIRIYDEKFKQSLQTAGAMMPEFLEGDAKALVAYLNVLQKVVENGNPTERKNWFPDIEPFFKLLGYENIPPYLKGALRKTIAAFVNVFPEMRDSIWAFLEQYDLPVVVGSQVGKSDQSSQVYDMQFELNEVEARREQYPSTISFLNLINALIAGEKDVNDRGRRFIGIFRFVYDHVFTPFPQRAYSDPCEKWQLVVACLQHFHMILSMYDIQEEDLDGFTEHPHFLVSLETSSLQTQLPIIELLKDFMSGKALYRNLMGILQVGVNSIISERLSKTYGKILEKAVQLSLEILLLVFEKDLLVSDVWRPLYQPLDIILSQDHNQIIALLEYVRYDSLPQIQRSSIKIMNILSSRLVGLVPMLIKIDAANSLIEDYAACLEGRLEEGEVVENSCDDLGVLIMQLLVDNINRPAPSITHLLLKFDLDAPVEGTVLQPKFHYSCLKVILEMLEKLPNPDINFLLFEFGFQLLCELNLDPLTSGPTMDLLSSKKYQFFLQHLDTIGVATLPKRSGSQALRISSLHQRAWLLKLLAIALHTGSGSSSAHLEACQSILSHLFGREVTEAANEPFSSSTYPQDGLDYAGTSSISKSKALALLEILQFRSPDASMQLPQIVSSLKYDSLVEDILGNRDTSVSGSIYYYSERGDRLIDLSSFSNKLWQKLHSGFPLVDSFPNVAELSEVRETIQQLLKWGWKYNRNLEEQAAQLHMLAGWSQIVEVSACRRISSLDNRSEILYRILDASLSASASPDCSLKMAFVLTQVALTCIAKLRDDRFSFQGALSSDTVTCLDVMMVKHLSTGACHSVLFKLVMAILRHESSESLRRRQYALLLSYFQYCQHMIALDVPTSVVQFLLLNEQDGEDLDIQKIDKEQADLARANFFIIKKEAQGILDLVIKDASQGSEFGKTISLYVLEALVCIDHERYFLSQLQSRGFIRSCLGSISNISYQDGTHLLESQQRACTLEAELALLLRISHKYGKSGGQVLFSMGALEHIASCRAISFKGNMRRVDMKLQSDVGYNVQKQRTIITAVLRLVFALTSLVETSEFFEGRNKIVRDVVEFIKGHQSLFDQLLREDFTQADDLLMEQIILAVGILSKVWPFEENDGYGFVQGLFDMMSKLFIASPIKSILSQKGSELKLSQLRFSLTSYLYFLVTKNSLRLQVSDDSLDSSTKLRQPTLLLLASLLSHVTDSLERAAEKKSLLLHKIRDINELSRQDVDAIIKICDSQEYVTPSDNIHKRRYIAMVEMCQIVGNRDQLITLLLQLAEHVLNIILIHLQDRSVSSNERGSYGSKSHIQQEVTDLCGKLSPTIDRLALLNEGKVGHNLKVFQRLATTVKEMAIQKCV, encoded by the exons ATGGTGTCGCCGAAAGATTTAGTGGCGATAGTACACTCTTCGCTGCTCGGAACATCCCGGCCAACTCCAACGCAGCGTATCGAACTCACTCATGCCATTCGCAACTCATTTCCCTCTCTTCAGAACCTCCTCTCTTTCCCG CCTCCGAAGCCGTCGGACAGAGCGCAAGTTCAGTCCAAAGAAATTCGACTCCCGGATTCGCTGCCAATATCTTTGGATGACCAAGATATCGCTATT AGCTTGAAACTGAGTGATGAGCTTCACCTAAATGAGATAGATTCTGTTCGTCTGCTTGTATCTTCGAATCAGGAG TGGGGCTTAATGGGACGAGACCCTCTTGAGATTCAACGGCTTGCAACTGGACTATGGTATACAGGGAGAAGAGATCTTACATCAACGCTATACACACTCCTGAGG GCAGTTGTTCTGGACGAGGGGCTTGAACCTGATCTTATAGCTGACATTCAGGGACTCTTAGAAGAACTGATTGAAGCTGGGCTCAGACAACGGTTGATTACTCTTATAAAG GAACTCAATCGGGAGGATCCTACTGGACTGGGTGGGCCCTTATGCGAGCGATACCTTATTGACTCAAGAGGTGCTCTTGTTGAACGAAGAGCTGTTGTTCAGAGGGAAAGATTGATACTGGGACATTGCCTTGttctttcaattttggttGATAGACCTG GTTCGAAAGATGTGAAGgatatatactatattttaaaagataatgCAGCTCAATTAACTGAAGGAAATGACACCATAAGTTCTCAG ATTACTTTTAGtcttctgttttctctcaTCATCACCTTCGTATCAGATGCAATCAGCAGACTATCTGATAAGTCATCTATGATATCTCAAGATGCTTCATTTAGGACAGACTTTCAGGATATT GTCATGGCTTCTGGCAGTGACCCCACTGCTGATGGCTTCATTGGTGGCATAAGGCTTGCCTGGGCTGTACATTTAATGCTGATACATGATGGAATATCGGGAATGGATACAATTTCCACTGCTTCAACAACAGATATGGGGCATATATGCTCCTGCCTGGAGTCCATCTTCTCAAAAAACGTGTTTCAATTTTTGCTGGATAATGTTCTTCGAACTGCAGCCTACCAG AATGATGAGGAGGACattatctacatatataatgCTTATCTGCACAAGTTAGCCTCTTGTTTTTTATCTCACCCGATCGCAAGAGATAAG GTGAAGGAATCAAAGGACATGGCTATGAGTGTTCTAAATTCTTACCGAACTTCTGATCCGCTTGATGGAAGTATGCAGACTGAAGAGTCTGACAGGCCACTGCCCTTCATTTCTCTTATGGAGTTTGTAAGCAAAATTTATCAG AAGGAACCTGAGCTACTCTCCGGGAATGATGTCTTGTGGACTTTTGTGAATTTTGCTGGAGAGGACCacacaaattttaaaactcttgtggCTTTCTTGGAAATGCTGTGTACCTTG gCTTCCACTCAGGAAGGTGCTTCTAAAGTTTATGAGTTGCTCCGGGGTACATCATTTCGCAGTATAGGATGGCCCACTTTGTTTGATTGTATAAGAATTTACGATGAGAAGTTCAAGCAGTCTCTTCAAACTGCTGGAGCCATGATGCCAGAGTTCCTGGAGGGCGATGCAAAAGCACTTGTCGCTTATCTGAATGTACTTCAGAAG GTTGTTGAAAATGGTAATCCCACTGAGAGGAAAAACTGGTTTCCTGATATCGAACCATTTTTTAAGCTTCTGGGTTACGAAAACATCCCTCCATATCTGAAG GGTGCTCTTAGAAAGACCATTGCTGCCTTTGTTAATGTCTTTCCAGAAATGAGGGACTCTATCTGGGCTTTTCTTGAGCAGTATGATCTGCCTGTTGTTGTGGGATCACAAGTTGGAAAGAGTGACCAATCTTCTCAG GTCTATGATATGCAATTTGAGTTAAATGAAGTGGAAGCAAGGAGAGAACAGTATCCTTCAACAATATCGTTCCTTAATCTTATAAATGCTCTGATTGCTGGAGAGAAAGATGTGAATGATCGTGGGCGTAG ATTTATTGGCATCTTCAGGTTTGTTTATGATCATGTATTCACACCTTTTCCTCAGAGGGCATATTCAGATCCCTGTGAGAAGTGGCAATTGGTTGTGGCATGCCTTCAACATTTTCACAT GATCTTAAGCATGTATGATATTCAGGAGGAGGATCTTGATGGATTTACTGAGCATCCACATTTTCTGGTGTCACTTGAAACATCTTCACTGCAAACGCAGCTGCCAATTATAGAATTACTAAAA GATTTCATGAGTGGGAAAGCTCTCTATAGGAACCTCATGGGTATCCTTCAGGTTGGGGTCAATTCCATCATCAGCGAGCGATTGAGTAAAACTTATGGGAAGATCTTAGAAAAGGCTGTACAACTTTCTTTGGAAATCTTACTACTCGTCTTTGAGAAGGATTTGCTTGTTTCCGATGTTTGGCGTCCGCTGTACCAG CCTTTGGATATAATTCTCTCACAAGatcataatcaaattatagCCTTGTTGGAGTATGTCAGATATGATTCTCTTCCTCAGATTCAGCGATcttcaatcaaaatcatgaACATTTTAAG TTCTCGCTTGGTTGGACTTGTTCCAATGCTGATCAAAATTGATGCTGCGAATTCCTTGATTGAGGATTATGCCGCCTGCCTTGAGGGACGACTTGAAGAGGGTGAAGTTGTAGAGAACAGTTGTGATGATCTAGGGGTCCTTATTATGCAG CTTCTGGTTGATAATATCAACCGGCCTGCCCCAAGTATCACACATTTGCTTCTGAAGTTTGATCTTGATGCCCCTGTGGAAGGGACAGTTTTGCAGCCGAAGTTTCACTACAG TTGTCTGAAGGTCATTCTTGAAATGCTGGAGAAGCTTCCAAACCCTGATATAAACTTCTTACTCTTTGAGTTTGGCTTCCAG CTTTTGTGTGAGTTGAATTTGGATCCACTAACTAGTGGTCCAACCATGGATCTATTGAGCAGCAAAAAATATCAGTTTTTTCTCCAG CACCTCGATACCATCGGTGTTGCCACTCTTCCAAAAAGAAGTGGCAGCCAAGCACTCCGTATTAGTTCCCTTCAtcag AGGGCGTGGCTATTAAAGCTCCTAGCTATTGCACTGCATACTGGTTCTGGAAGCAGTTCAGCTCACCTAGAGGCATGTCAGAGCATactttctcatctttttgGGCGGGAGGTAACTGAAGCAGCGAATGAACCTTTTTCTTCCAGTACATATCCTCAGGATGGTCTTGATTATGCTGGAACTAGTTCAATCAGTAAAAGTAAG GCATTGGCTTTGCTTGAAATTCTTCAGTTTAGATCTCCTGATGCTTCGATGCAGCTTCCTCAAATTGTGTCAAGCCTAAAGTATGACTCATTG GTGGAGGACATACTTGGGAACCGTGATACCTCTGTTAGCGGCAGTATTTACTATTATTCTGAGCGTGGTGATCGGCTAATTGATCTATCTTCCTTCAGCAACAAACTCTGGCAG aAACTACATTCTGGATTTCCCCTAGTAGATAGTTTTCCAAATGTTGCTGAGCTGAGTGAAGTTAGAGAGACAATTCAACAGCTGTTGAAATGGGGCTGGAAGTATAACCGAAACCTTGAGGAGCAAGCTGCCCAACTTCATATGTTAGCTGGCTGGTCTCAGATTGTTGAG gtgTCTGCTTGCAGAAGAATATCTTCTCTTGATAACCGGTCTGAAATTTTGTACCG GATACTTGATGCCTCTCTTAGCGCCTCCGCGTCTCCAGATTGTTCATTAAAAATGGCGTTTGTACTCACTCAG GTTGCCCTTACCTGCATTGCCAAACTTCGTGATGATAGATTTTCATTTCAAGGGGCCTTGAGTTCTGATACCGTGACATGTCTAGATGTTATGATGGTCAAACATTTATCCACTGGTGCTTGCCACTCAGTTCTATTTAAACTTGTTATGGCAATTCTAAGGCATGAGTCATCAGAATCCTTGAGAAGGCG CCAATATGCATTGCTCTTGAGCTATTTCCAGTACTGCCAGCATATGATTGCTCTTGATGTGCCAACATCAGTTGTGCAGTTCTTGTTACTTAATGAGCAAGATGGTGAAGATTTGGATATCCAGAAG ATTGACAAGGAGCAGGCTGACCTTGCTCGTGCcaacttttttattataaagaaagaagctcAGGGCATCTTGGATCTG GTAATCAAGGATGCAAGTCAAGGCAGTGAGTTTGGGAAAACAATATCACTTTATGTGCTGGAAGCTCTTGTTTGTATTGATCACGAGAGATATTTTCTTAGTCAGCTCCAGAGCAGAGGTTTCATACGATCTTGTCTTGGAAGCATTAGTAATATCTCCTACCAG GATGGAACACATTTGCTGGAGTCACAACAGCGAGCTTGTACGTTAGAAGCAGAACTTGCATTGCTACTTAGAATTAGTCACAAGTACGGAAAGTCTGGAGGCCAGGTTCTGTTCTCCATGGGTGCGCTGGAACATATTGCTTCATGTAGAGCTATCAGCTTTAAG GGAAATATGAGGCGTGTGGATATGAAACTTCAGAGTGATGTAGGATATAATGTGCAAAAGCAACGAACGATAATCACTGCTGTCCTAAGACTGGTGTTTGCTCTAACCTCATTGGTTGAGACCTCTGAATTTTTTGAG GGGAGGAATAAAATTGTTCGTGACGTCGTTGAGTTTATCAAAGGACATCAATCTCTGTTTGACCAACTTCTTCGTGAAGACTTTACTCAAGCAGATGATTTATTGATGGAGCAAATTATTCTTGCAGTGGGAATATTGAGCAAG GTCTGGCCTTTTGAAGAGAACGATGGATATGGATTTGTTCAAGGGCTATTTGATATGATGAGCAAGCTTTTCATCGCCTCCCCGATTAAATCGATATTATCGCAG AAGGGATCAGAGCTCAAATTGTCTCAGTTGCGATTCAGCTTGACTTCTTACTTATATTTTCTGGTGACCAAAAATTCTCTGAGGTTACAG GTTTCAGATGATTCTCTTGATAGTTCCACTAAACTACGCCAACCAACATTGCTGTTGCTTGCATCTCTTCTTTCGCATGTGACTGATTCCCTCGAGAGAGCAGCAGAGAAGAAGTCCTTACTTCTTCATAAG ATTAGAGACATAAACGAGCTCTCAAGACAAGATGTAGATGCGATCATCAAGATCTGTGATTCCCAAGAATATGTCACACCGTCCGACAACATACATAAAAG GAGATACATAGCTATGGTTGAAATGTGCCAAATCGTGGGTAACAGGGACCAGTTAATCACCTTGTTACTGCAACTTGCCGAGCATGTACTAAATATTATCCTGATCCATCTCCAAGATAG ATCCGTTAGTTCAAATGAAAGGGGATCATATGGTTCAAAATCCCATATACAACAGGAAGTTACAGATCTCTGTGGCAAATTGTCACCTACCATAGATAGGCTTGCATTACTGAATGAG GGAAAAGTAGGACATAACCTGAAGGTGTTCCAGAGACTGGCAACGACTGTAAAAGAAATGGCCATCCAAAAGTGTGTATGA
- the EMB3142 gene encoding nuclear pore complex protein (DUF3414) has protein sequence MVSPKDLVAIVHSSLLGTSRPTPTQRIELTHAIRNSFPSLQNLLSFPPPKPSDRAQVQSKEIRLPDSLPISLDDQDIAISLKLSDELHLNEIDSVRLLVSSNQEWGLMGRDPLEIQRLATGLWYTGRRDLTSTLYTLLRAVVLDEGLEPDLIADIQGLLEELIEAGLRQRLITLIKELNREDPTGLGGPLCERYLIDSRGALVERRAVVQRERLILGHCLVLSILVDRPGSKDVKDIYYILKDNAAQLTEGNDTISSQITFSLLFSLIITFVSDAISRLSDKSSMISQDASFRTDFQDIVMASGSDPTADGFIGGIRLAWAVHLMLIHDGISGMDTISTASTTDMGHICSCLESIFSKNVFQFLLDNVLRTAAYQNDEEDIIYIYNAYLHKLASCFLSHPIARDKVKESKDMAMSVLNSYRTSDPLDGSMQTEESDRPLPFISLMEFKEPELLSGNDVLWTFVNFAGEDHTNFKTLVAFLEMLCTLASTQEGASKVYELLRGTSFRSIGWPTLFDCIRIYDEKFKQSLQTAGAMMPEFLEGDAKALVAYLNVLQKVVENGNPTERKNWFPDIEPFFKLLGYENIPPYLKGALRKTIAAFVNVFPEMRDSIWAFLEQYDLPVVVGSQVGKSDQSSQVYDMQFELNEVEARREQYPSTISFLNLINALIAGEKDVNDRGRRFIGIFRFVYDHVFTPFPQRAYSDPCEKWQLVVACLQHFHMILSMYDIQEEDLDGFTEHPHFLVSLETSSLQTQLPIIELLKDFMSGKALYRNLMGILQVGVNSIISERLSKTYGKILEKAVQLSLEILLLVFEKDLLVSDVWRPLYQPLDIILSQDHNQIIALLEYVRYDSLPQIQRSSIKIMNILRCSRLVGLVPMLIKIDAANSLIEDYAACLEGRLEEGEVVENSCDDLGVLIMQLLVDNINRPAPSITHLLLKFDLDAPVEGTVLQPKFHYSCLKVILEMLEKLPNPDINFLLFEFGFQLLCELNLDPLTSGPTMDLLSSKKYQFFLQHLDTIGVATLPKRSGSQALRISSLHQRAWLLKLLAIALHTGSGSSSAHLEACQSILSHLFGREVTEAANEPFSSSTYPQDGLDYAGTSSISKSKALALLEILQFRSPDASMQLPQIVSSLKYDSLVEDILGNRDTSVSGSIYYYSERGDRLIDLSSFSNKLWQKLHSGFPLVDSFPNVAELSEVRETIQQLLKWGWKYNRNLEEQAAQLHMLAGWSQIVEVSACRRISSLDNRSEILYRILDASLSASASPDCSLKMAFVLTQVALTCIAKLRDDRFSFQGALSSDTVTCLDVMMVKHLSTGACHSVLFKLVMAILRHESSESLRRRQYALLLSYFQYCQHMIALDVPTSVVQFLLLNEQDGEDLDIQKIDKEQADLARANFFIIKKEAQGILDLVIKDASQGSEFGKTISLYVLEALVCIDHERYFLSQLQSRGFIRSCLGSISNISYQDGTHLLESQQRACTLEAELALLLRISHKYGKSGGQVLFSMGALEHIASCRAISFKGNMRRVDMKLQSDVGYNVQKQRTIITAVLRLVFALTSLVETSEFFEGRNKIVRDVVEFIKGHQSLFDQLLREDFTQADDLLMEQIILAVGILSKVWPFEENDGYGFVQGLFDMMSKLFIASPIKSILSQGSELKLSQLRFSLTSYLYFLVTKNSLRLQVSDDSLDSSTKLRQPTLLLLASLLSHVTDSLERAAEKKSLLLHKIRDINELSRQDVDAIIKICDSQEYVTPSDNIHKRRYIAMVEMCQIVGNRDQLITLLLQLAEHVLNIILIHLQDRSVSSNERGSYGSKSHIQQEVTDLCGKLSPTIDRLALLNEGKVGHNLKVFQRLATTVKEMAIQKCV, from the exons ATGGTGTCGCCGAAAGATTTAGTGGCGATAGTACACTCTTCGCTGCTCGGAACATCCCGGCCAACTCCAACGCAGCGTATCGAACTCACTCATGCCATTCGCAACTCATTTCCCTCTCTTCAGAACCTCCTCTCTTTCCCG CCTCCGAAGCCGTCGGACAGAGCGCAAGTTCAGTCCAAAGAAATTCGACTCCCGGATTCGCTGCCAATATCTTTGGATGACCAAGATATCGCTATT AGCTTGAAACTGAGTGATGAGCTTCACCTAAATGAGATAGATTCTGTTCGTCTGCTTGTATCTTCGAATCAGGAG TGGGGCTTAATGGGACGAGACCCTCTTGAGATTCAACGGCTTGCAACTGGACTATGGTATACAGGGAGAAGAGATCTTACATCAACGCTATACACACTCCTGAGG GCAGTTGTTCTGGACGAGGGGCTTGAACCTGATCTTATAGCTGACATTCAGGGACTCTTAGAAGAACTGATTGAAGCTGGGCTCAGACAACGGTTGATTACTCTTATAAAG GAACTCAATCGGGAGGATCCTACTGGACTGGGTGGGCCCTTATGCGAGCGATACCTTATTGACTCAAGAGGTGCTCTTGTTGAACGAAGAGCTGTTGTTCAGAGGGAAAGATTGATACTGGGACATTGCCTTGttctttcaattttggttGATAGACCTG GTTCGAAAGATGTGAAGgatatatactatattttaaaagataatgCAGCTCAATTAACTGAAGGAAATGACACCATAAGTTCTCAG ATTACTTTTAGtcttctgttttctctcaTCATCACCTTCGTATCAGATGCAATCAGCAGACTATCTGATAAGTCATCTATGATATCTCAAGATGCTTCATTTAGGACAGACTTTCAGGATATT GTCATGGCTTCTGGCAGTGACCCCACTGCTGATGGCTTCATTGGTGGCATAAGGCTTGCCTGGGCTGTACATTTAATGCTGATACATGATGGAATATCGGGAATGGATACAATTTCCACTGCTTCAACAACAGATATGGGGCATATATGCTCCTGCCTGGAGTCCATCTTCTCAAAAAACGTGTTTCAATTTTTGCTGGATAATGTTCTTCGAACTGCAGCCTACCAG AATGATGAGGAGGACattatctacatatataatgCTTATCTGCACAAGTTAGCCTCTTGTTTTTTATCTCACCCGATCGCAAGAGATAAG GTGAAGGAATCAAAGGACATGGCTATGAGTGTTCTAAATTCTTACCGAACTTCTGATCCGCTTGATGGAAGTATGCAGACTGAAGAGTCTGACAGGCCACTGCCCTTCATTTCTCTTATGGAGTTT AAGGAACCTGAGCTACTCTCCGGGAATGATGTCTTGTGGACTTTTGTGAATTTTGCTGGAGAGGACCacacaaattttaaaactcttgtggCTTTCTTGGAAATGCTGTGTACCTTG gCTTCCACTCAGGAAGGTGCTTCTAAAGTTTATGAGTTGCTCCGGGGTACATCATTTCGCAGTATAGGATGGCCCACTTTGTTTGATTGTATAAGAATTTACGATGAGAAGTTCAAGCAGTCTCTTCAAACTGCTGGAGCCATGATGCCAGAGTTCCTGGAGGGCGATGCAAAAGCACTTGTCGCTTATCTGAATGTACTTCAGAAG GTTGTTGAAAATGGTAATCCCACTGAGAGGAAAAACTGGTTTCCTGATATCGAACCATTTTTTAAGCTTCTGGGTTACGAAAACATCCCTCCATATCTGAAG GGTGCTCTTAGAAAGACCATTGCTGCCTTTGTTAATGTCTTTCCAGAAATGAGGGACTCTATCTGGGCTTTTCTTGAGCAGTATGATCTGCCTGTTGTTGTGGGATCACAAGTTGGAAAGAGTGACCAATCTTCTCAG GTCTATGATATGCAATTTGAGTTAAATGAAGTGGAAGCAAGGAGAGAACAGTATCCTTCAACAATATCGTTCCTTAATCTTATAAATGCTCTGATTGCTGGAGAGAAAGATGTGAATGATCGTGGGCGTAG ATTTATTGGCATCTTCAGGTTTGTTTATGATCATGTATTCACACCTTTTCCTCAGAGGGCATATTCAGATCCCTGTGAGAAGTGGCAATTGGTTGTGGCATGCCTTCAACATTTTCACAT GATCTTAAGCATGTATGATATTCAGGAGGAGGATCTTGATGGATTTACTGAGCATCCACATTTTCTGGTGTCACTTGAAACATCTTCACTGCAAACGCAGCTGCCAATTATAGAATTACTAAAA GATTTCATGAGTGGGAAAGCTCTCTATAGGAACCTCATGGGTATCCTTCAGGTTGGGGTCAATTCCATCATCAGCGAGCGATTGAGTAAAACTTATGGGAAGATCTTAGAAAAGGCTGTACAACTTTCTTTGGAAATCTTACTACTCGTCTTTGAGAAGGATTTGCTTGTTTCCGATGTTTGGCGTCCGCTGTACCAG CCTTTGGATATAATTCTCTCACAAGatcataatcaaattatagCCTTGTTGGAGTATGTCAGATATGATTCTCTTCCTCAGATTCAGCGATcttcaatcaaaatcatgaACATTTTAAGGTG TTCTCGCTTGGTTGGACTTGTTCCAATGCTGATCAAAATTGATGCTGCGAATTCCTTGATTGAGGATTATGCCGCCTGCCTTGAGGGACGACTTGAAGAGGGTGAAGTTGTAGAGAACAGTTGTGATGATCTAGGGGTCCTTATTATGCAG CTTCTGGTTGATAATATCAACCGGCCTGCCCCAAGTATCACACATTTGCTTCTGAAGTTTGATCTTGATGCCCCTGTGGAAGGGACAGTTTTGCAGCCGAAGTTTCACTACAG TTGTCTGAAGGTCATTCTTGAAATGCTGGAGAAGCTTCCAAACCCTGATATAAACTTCTTACTCTTTGAGTTTGGCTTCCAG CTTTTGTGTGAGTTGAATTTGGATCCACTAACTAGTGGTCCAACCATGGATCTATTGAGCAGCAAAAAATATCAGTTTTTTCTCCAG CACCTCGATACCATCGGTGTTGCCACTCTTCCAAAAAGAAGTGGCAGCCAAGCACTCCGTATTAGTTCCCTTCAtcag AGGGCGTGGCTATTAAAGCTCCTAGCTATTGCACTGCATACTGGTTCTGGAAGCAGTTCAGCTCACCTAGAGGCATGTCAGAGCATactttctcatctttttgGGCGGGAGGTAACTGAAGCAGCGAATGAACCTTTTTCTTCCAGTACATATCCTCAGGATGGTCTTGATTATGCTGGAACTAGTTCAATCAGTAAAAGTAAG GCATTGGCTTTGCTTGAAATTCTTCAGTTTAGATCTCCTGATGCTTCGATGCAGCTTCCTCAAATTGTGTCAAGCCTAAAGTATGACTCATTG GTGGAGGACATACTTGGGAACCGTGATACCTCTGTTAGCGGCAGTATTTACTATTATTCTGAGCGTGGTGATCGGCTAATTGATCTATCTTCCTTCAGCAACAAACTCTGGCAG aAACTACATTCTGGATTTCCCCTAGTAGATAGTTTTCCAAATGTTGCTGAGCTGAGTGAAGTTAGAGAGACAATTCAACAGCTGTTGAAATGGGGCTGGAAGTATAACCGAAACCTTGAGGAGCAAGCTGCCCAACTTCATATGTTAGCTGGCTGGTCTCAGATTGTTGAG gtgTCTGCTTGCAGAAGAATATCTTCTCTTGATAACCGGTCTGAAATTTTGTACCG GATACTTGATGCCTCTCTTAGCGCCTCCGCGTCTCCAGATTGTTCATTAAAAATGGCGTTTGTACTCACTCAG GTTGCCCTTACCTGCATTGCCAAACTTCGTGATGATAGATTTTCATTTCAAGGGGCCTTGAGTTCTGATACCGTGACATGTCTAGATGTTATGATGGTCAAACATTTATCCACTGGTGCTTGCCACTCAGTTCTATTTAAACTTGTTATGGCAATTCTAAGGCATGAGTCATCAGAATCCTTGAGAAGGCG CCAATATGCATTGCTCTTGAGCTATTTCCAGTACTGCCAGCATATGATTGCTCTTGATGTGCCAACATCAGTTGTGCAGTTCTTGTTACTTAATGAGCAAGATGGTGAAGATTTGGATATCCAGAAG ATTGACAAGGAGCAGGCTGACCTTGCTCGTGCcaacttttttattataaagaaagaagctcAGGGCATCTTGGATCTG GTAATCAAGGATGCAAGTCAAGGCAGTGAGTTTGGGAAAACAATATCACTTTATGTGCTGGAAGCTCTTGTTTGTATTGATCACGAGAGATATTTTCTTAGTCAGCTCCAGAGCAGAGGTTTCATACGATCTTGTCTTGGAAGCATTAGTAATATCTCCTACCAG GATGGAACACATTTGCTGGAGTCACAACAGCGAGCTTGTACGTTAGAAGCAGAACTTGCATTGCTACTTAGAATTAGTCACAAGTACGGAAAGTCTGGAGGCCAGGTTCTGTTCTCCATGGGTGCGCTGGAACATATTGCTTCATGTAGAGCTATCAGCTTTAAG GGAAATATGAGGCGTGTGGATATGAAACTTCAGAGTGATGTAGGATATAATGTGCAAAAGCAACGAACGATAATCACTGCTGTCCTAAGACTGGTGTTTGCTCTAACCTCATTGGTTGAGACCTCTGAATTTTTTGAG GGGAGGAATAAAATTGTTCGTGACGTCGTTGAGTTTATCAAAGGACATCAATCTCTGTTTGACCAACTTCTTCGTGAAGACTTTACTCAAGCAGATGATTTATTGATGGAGCAAATTATTCTTGCAGTGGGAATATTGAGCAAG GTCTGGCCTTTTGAAGAGAACGATGGATATGGATTTGTTCAAGGGCTATTTGATATGATGAGCAAGCTTTTCATCGCCTCCCCGATTAAATCGATATTATCGCAG GGATCAGAGCTCAAATTGTCTCAGTTGCGATTCAGCTTGACTTCTTACTTATATTTTCTGGTGACCAAAAATTCTCTGAGGTTACAG GTTTCAGATGATTCTCTTGATAGTTCCACTAAACTACGCCAACCAACATTGCTGTTGCTTGCATCTCTTCTTTCGCATGTGACTGATTCCCTCGAGAGAGCAGCAGAGAAGAAGTCCTTACTTCTTCATAAG ATTAGAGACATAAACGAGCTCTCAAGACAAGATGTAGATGCGATCATCAAGATCTGTGATTCCCAAGAATATGTCACACCGTCCGACAACATACATAAAAG GAGATACATAGCTATGGTTGAAATGTGCCAAATCGTGGGTAACAGGGACCAGTTAATCACCTTGTTACTGCAACTTGCCGAGCATGTACTAAATATTATCCTGATCCATCTCCAAGATAG ATCCGTTAGTTCAAATGAAAGGGGATCATATGGTTCAAAATCCCATATACAACAGGAAGTTACAGATCTCTGTGGCAAATTGTCACCTACCATAGATAGGCTTGCATTACTGAATGAG GGAAAAGTAGGACATAACCTGAAGGTGTTCCAGAGACTGGCAACGACTGTAAAAGAAATGGCCATCCAAAAGTGTGTATGA